ACTCGCTAACAACTCCTGCCCAAAGCCATCATTCCCCACCCGTCCCACCATCGCCGTCGGAACCCCCAGCTTCGCAGCGGCAACCGCTTGGTTAGCCCCCTTCCCCCCCGGCGTCGTAAAAAATCGGTGGCCCATCAGCGTTTCTCCCGCCTGGGGCAAGCGAGGCACCTGGGTCACCAAATCCATATTGAGGCTGCCAAAAACGACAATCGTCATAGCCAGATCGCCAACTCAAGCGGCTAAATTTCACCCCCAATTCTACCAGCCGCAAATCCTACCAACCCCACGATCCCGGCTCCCCCTTAAACGGCCCCACGATATCCTGGGTAATCCAACCCCCATAGAAACTCCCCGGTTGTGGCGTCACCTTCTCGCCATCCACATAGCAACCATCCATCGGAGCCGCATAGAACGCCACATAGTTTTTGATATCAGAAAAGGCAGGTGTCGGGTCAGAATAATACCAAGCGACGTTGGGCAGTTGGATATTGCCGATCGCTAACGTGTAGTAACGACCTTCGCCTTTCCATTCACAAAACGTTGTCCTCGGAGAAGGCAACAGGTACGTCTGGTTAATATCGTCTAACGGGATGTAATACACCGGGGGATGGCTCGTTTCCAGCACCCGATACGCCCTGCGAGTATCCGCCACAGTCACTCCGTTACAAATCACCTGAATATGCTTCGTCGTGGGCTCCAACCTTGGAGGACGGGGATAGTCCCAAACAGACTCTTGCCCAGGTTGCGGTGGAATTGGCTGTGGCTCTGGCATAACGAACGATCGAACAATTAGCTTATAGGAACAAAATACCTAGCCAACTCGTATCAAACTTGCTGGACGCATAACCAGCAACACTGATAGCAAGACAAAGTTACTGACTAGGTAGAAAAAAATTTAGCGGTAAATCGATGTAACTTTATCTAGCTCAAGTGTGATCTCAGTTAAATATTATACAACTCAAGTATTACACGAAAATTAATAGCAAGGATTAGTCGTTCAGCAAATCAATTCACAACAACCCAAGAAATCTCTTGGAAAACATTATGGCAATCAATTCTCAGATAGAATCTGCAACTTAATCCTTGATTCCCTCACAGGGAGCATACGTCTTAAGGAAGATCATAGAAAGATTACGGCAATCTACAACATTTAAGTTAAACAATCTAGAAACAACACGTAGCACAACAACTGAGTCAACAAACTTGAGTGAGCAAACTTAAATCAAAGAGTAGCAAAAGCGTAGAGCAAAACTAAAGGTAGATACCAAGTGTCAGTGAAAGCGTGTCAGTGAAAGCGTGTCAGCAAAAGCGTGTCAGTAAAAGTGACAACAAAAGTGTAGGCAAAAGTGTAGGCAATAAATGTAGACAACAAGTGTAAGCAAAGACGTAGACTATTGACCACGAGCCAGTAGCTATGAGCCAGAAAGTGAGAAACCACCAACTTAAGCCTAGAAGCCACCAACTAGGTCAATGACCCTTAATCTATCGTTTTCTCATTTGATAGAAGTTCTAGAATGTCACACTTTCCCAAGTGTCACTGTGATTTAATCCCCATATCACAGTGATTTACCTAGCTCTTTAGTGTGATAAAGGATGGGATAAATCCCTAGGAGCACTCCCCATTTCCCCAATTTATTAACGCCGTTCCGCGATCGCAAATCGATCGACCCCTTCCAAGTCTTTGAGTAGAGCAATTTTGCAATAGTCCCCTTGCTGGGCTAACGCCTCCACCACCGCATCCCCCTGTCCCGCCATCATTTCCACCAACCACACTCCCCCTGACTGGAGATAGGCCGGGGCCGTTTGAATTAAATCATGGATCGCGTCCAACCCATCCATACCGCCATCCAAGGCCAAATGGGGTTCATGGCGCACTACTTCCGGTTGCAGCGCTAAAACCTCCTGACTGGGAATATAGGGCGGATTAGACACCATTCCCTTTAACTGACCTTGTAGATTTGGCAACGGCGCAAACCAAGATCCCTGATAAAACTGAATACGATCGCGCAAATTCAACCGTTCAGCATTTTGTTGCGCGATCGCTAACGCTGCCGCACTGAGATCCACCGCATGAATGCGTGCCTGGGGCATGAGATCCGCCAGTCCGATCGCGATCGCCCCACTGCCCGTCCCCAAGTCCACCCAATCGCCCTCCGCCAACGTTGGATTCTGCGCGATCGCCGTTTGCACATAATCAATCACACATTCCGTCTCCGGACGCGGAATCAACACATCCGGCGTAACCCTCAATTCAAAGTGACGCCAAGGGGCCAATCCCACCAAATATTGCAGGGGAACACGATCGTGCAGGCGTTGCTGCCACTGGGTTTGTAGCGTTGCAAAGGGTACGCGCAGACCCACGCTAGGCTGCTGAGCCACCAAATTTAACCGCAAGGTGAGCCGATCGAGATTCGCAACAGCCTGCAAAAACCAATCCAGTTCGCTGGGTTCAACCTGCGCCTCGATCGCCGCCGCCAGAGCTGCTTTGCGCCACTGTTCTAAATCCGCACCGGACACCGAAAAAGGAAACATTGCCATTGTTCTGGTTCAACCCACCACTCAATCCAAACATTAGGTTTAAACAGTAGAAGCTATGCGGGCTGCCAGGGGAGCCAATCTTCATCTAGGACTTGCTCTAGGGTAAATTCAGGCTCCTCAGGAATTAAACGGGCCTCTAACTCACTTGCGTTGAGGAACAGTTTTCTAGCATTGCGATACTCCAGCAAAAAGTTGTCACGAAGATGATTTTTCAAGCTGGGACTATCTTTGAGTATGGCTTGCATTTGCAAACGGAAGTTAGCAACCTCAAGCTTCCAACCTCGGAAACACCGTTCTCGCTCAGATTCCCAATACCGCAGCTTAAGAAAATGTTCACACAACCGCATCAGGTAGCTAGAGATGGCTCGTTTGTCACTTCTCCCCAAGCTCTCGATCTCCTCAATTAAATTTTCTAAGTCAATTTGGCTAAAATCTTTGACTTTCAACTGGGCAACCGTTTGATCCAACCAAAGCTGATAATCAGTGTCATACAACGATGGCTGTTTGACTTTCACTTCAGATTGCATGATTGACCGCCTCTCTTAATGCCTTAACTGATACCAGGAGCAATTACGCCGATCGAACCCAAACTACAATCACAGCACATCAATCTGGACGATACCTCCCTCAACATTATCAATCTGTAATCGATAACCATAGAGCATTG
The Alkalinema sp. FACHB-956 DNA segment above includes these coding regions:
- a CDS encoding DUF29 domain-containing protein, whose translation is MQSEVKVKQPSLYDTDYQLWLDQTVAQLKVKDFSQIDLENLIEEIESLGRSDKRAISSYLMRLCEHFLKLRYWESERERCFRGWKLEVANFRLQMQAILKDSPSLKNHLRDNFLLEYRNARKLFLNASELEARLIPEEPEFTLEQVLDEDWLPWQPA
- a CDS encoding DUF427 domain-containing protein; the protein is MPEPQPIPPQPGQESVWDYPRPPRLEPTTKHIQVICNGVTVADTRRAYRVLETSHPPVYYIPLDDINQTYLLPSPRTTFCEWKGEGRYYTLAIGNIQLPNVAWYYSDPTPAFSDIKNYVAFYAAPMDGCYVDGEKVTPQPGSFYGGWITQDIVGPFKGEPGSWGW
- the prmC gene encoding peptide chain release factor N(5)-glutamine methyltransferase encodes the protein MAMFPFSVSGADLEQWRKAALAAAIEAQVEPSELDWFLQAVANLDRLTLRLNLVAQQPSVGLRVPFATLQTQWQQRLHDRVPLQYLVGLAPWRHFELRVTPDVLIPRPETECVIDYVQTAIAQNPTLAEGDWVDLGTGSGAIAIGLADLMPQARIHAVDLSAAALAIAQQNAERLNLRDRIQFYQGSWFAPLPNLQGQLKGMVSNPPYIPSQEVLALQPEVVRHEPHLALDGGMDGLDAIHDLIQTAPAYLQSGGVWLVEMMAGQGDAVVEALAQQGDYCKIALLKDLEGVDRFAIAERR